Proteins encoded by one window of Rutidosis leptorrhynchoides isolate AG116_Rl617_1_P2 chromosome 7, CSIRO_AGI_Rlap_v1, whole genome shotgun sequence:
- the LOC139860483 gene encoding uncharacterized protein: protein MNTLNNIETLQHVFFECCVAAELWRRIRLWLDIPLPMFADWSEVMSWYDGWHANAASNIKVYVVFASLLWHIWRLRNSVVFPGETLKKSFLFDSICNFSFLWLSSRGKVDVNWNEWLIKPV from the coding sequence atgaacacctTGAATAACATCGAAACACTGCAACATGTGTTCTTTGAATGTTGTGTAGCTGCAGAGCTTTGGAGAAGAATCAGATTATGGCTCGACATACCACTTCCGATGTTCGCAGATTGGTCTGAAGTCATGTCTTGGTACGATGGGTGGCACGCAAACGCAGCTTCAAATATTAAAGTGTACGTGGTCTTTGCATCTCTACTATGGCACATTTGGAGGCTCAGAAATAGTGTGGTGTTCCCCGGCGAGACATTGAAGAAATCTTTTTTGTTTGATTCTATTTGTAATTTTTCATTTTTATGGTTATCTAGTAGAGGCAAAGTTGATGTAAATTGGAACGAGTGGCTTATAAAGCCGGTGTAA
- the LOC139860485 gene encoding uncharacterized protein, translating to MDKWMWVGPSSNFSVSHARSIIDSYEFGNFVRPTDWCNLVPIKVNIFNWRLRLNRLPTKSNLLDRHIDVGNSSCSLCNTLDETADHLFAKCSITSLIWARIQLWIDLTIPAWNSVDDIWASVDGVPITNNQRIVLKVITHSVLWNIWNKRNSIIFKDARSRNSVLFDDIVVFAFNWLYSRRRLLVRGTACKILKMKTNKSQAPPGNLNRENGKFEDHRSRRLEMESAA from the exons ATGGACAAATGGATGTGGGTGGGTCCTTCTTCCAACTTCAGTGTTTCTCATGCCAGGTCTATTATAGACTCATATGAATTCGGTAATTTTGTAAGGCCTACTGATTGGTGCAACCTTGTCCCTATTAAGGTAAATATTTTTAATTGGAGGCTCCGTCTCAACCGTCTCCCTACCAAGAGTAATTTGCTTGACCGTCACATTGATGTGGGTAACTCTAGTTGCAGCCTTTGTAACACTTTGGATGAAACTGCAGACCACCTATTTGCGAAATGCTCGATCACTTCTCTTATTTGGGCTCGCATTCAGTTATGGATCGACTTGACTATCCCAGCTTGGAACTCGGTGGATGATATTTGGGCTTCGGTCGACGGTGTTCCAATAACGAACAACCAAAGAATCGTTCTAAAAGTGATTACCCATTCAGTTCTATGGAACATTTGGAATAAGCGAAATAGTATCATTTTCAAGGATGCAAGATCTCGGAATTCAGTTCTATTTGATGACATTGTTGTTTTTGCGTTTAATTGGTTGTATTCTAG GCGTCGCCTGCTAGTTCGAGGCACTGCTTGTAAAATACTTAAAATGAAGACCAACAAATCACAAGCGCCGCCTGGGAACCTCAACAGAGAAAACGGAAAGTTCGAAGATCATAGAAGCCGCCGCTTAGAGATGGAAAGCGCTGCTTAG
- the LOC139860484 gene encoding uncharacterized protein, translated as MANSCHKAKTFFGTCQTLYNVFSSSTKRWSILLEYIDELTLKSLSVTRRENRVESVKAMKTQVFQVKKALIKLNEVSIDAKVCRDAESLINGEFSSFEFILSLVIWYEILFKINLVSKKLQSKDTLLDVAVKNLEGLIDYFKNYRENGLDNAINEAKQIAKTVETEPEFSVKRASYRKKQLDEIPNTEREQQSAKDQFRTDYFTVFS; from the coding sequence ATGGCAAATTCTTGTCATAAAGCGAAGACTTTTTTTGGTACATGTCAAACACTATATAACGTCTTCTCTAGTTCTACAAAACGGTGGAGTATTTTACTTGAATATATTGATGAACTAACTTTAAAATCATTATCTGTTACTCGGCGGGAAAATCGTGTAGAGAGTGTTAAAGCCATGAAAACTCAAGTTTTCCAAGTAAAAAAagctttaataaaattaaatgaggTTAGTATTGATGCAAAAGTGTGTAGAGATGCTGAATCGTTGATAAATGGTGAATTTTCaagttttgaatttattttaagtttggttatTTGGTAtgaaattttatttaaaattaatttaGTTAGTAAGAAGTTACAGTCTAAAGATACGCTTCTTGATGTTGCAGTAAAAAATTTGGAGGGATTGAttgattattttaaaaattataggGAAAATGGATTGGACAACGCTATTAACGAAGCTAAACAAATTGCAAAAACTGTTGAAACAGAACCTGAATTTTCTGTAAAACGTGCATCTTATAGGAAAAAACAACTTGATGAGATCCCAAATACCGAAAGAGAACAACAATCTGCTAAAGATCAATTTAGAACAGATTATTTTACTGTTTTTAGTTGA
- the LOC139860482 gene encoding uncharacterized protein yields the protein MYDTHKIHPAITVNNIKNFIPITLEMEKSQYSFWSGLFQIHCRAYEVLDHIVPNTTDSSSSTTTQTTTQTQTASWERLDAIVLQWIYGTISHDLLRTIFKPDATAQQAWDRLKGIFHDNKNSRAVHLQHQFANTRIDNFPDASSYCQELKILADQLGNVGPAIEEDRLVLQLVTGLNDSYASLRSIITHREKLPSFYEARSMLILE from the coding sequence ATGTATGATACACATAAAATTCACCCAGCAATCACTGTCAATAACATCAAGAACTTTATTCCTATTACTCTCGAGATGGAAAAGAGTCAATACTCTTTTTGGTCGGGTCTGTTTCAGATTCATTGCAGGGCCTATGAAGTACTCGATCATATTGTTCCAAACACCACTGATTCGTCTTCTTCTACAACAACACAGACTACGACACAAACACAGACTGCCTCTTGGGAACGCCTTGATGCAATAGTTCTTCAGTGGATATATGGGACTATTTCCCATGATCTACTTCGCACAATTTTCAAGCCTGATGCAACTGCACAACAAGCGTGGGATCGGCTAAAAGGAATTTTTCACGACAACAAAAATTCTCGTGCAGTCCATTTGCAACATCAATTTGCCAATACTCGTATTGACAACTTTCCTGATGCATCCTCTTACTGTCAAGAATTAAAAATACTCGCCGATCAATTGGGAAACGTAGGGCCTGCTATCGAAGAGGATAGGTTGGTTTTACAACTTGTCACCGGCCTCAACGATAGCTATGCAAGTCTTCGGTCCATCATAACTCATCGGGAAAAACTCCCATCTTTTTATGAGGCTCGATCCATGCTCATTCTTGAATAA